The segment AGTTGTTATCGGATCTATTGGATAAACATCCATTGATCGAAGTGGTGGCAACTGCGAAAAATGGAATAGAAGCATTGGAGAAGATCCATGAATATTCCCCTGATGTCGTTACATTGGATGTAGAGATGCCCAGAATGAACGGTTTGCAGGCTTTGGATAAAATAATGCAAGACTACCCTGTACCAATTATCATGCTTTCGAGTACCACTGCAGAAGGATCGTTAAACACCATTATTGCCATGGAAAAAGGAGCAGTGGACTTTGTGGCCAAACCCTCTGGCTCAATATCCTTGGACATTCACAAAGTAAAAGAAGAACTGATCGAGAAAATCCTTCTTGCATCCAAGACAAATGTCCGTGTTTTACATCCGGAAAGGAAAAAAGAGGGGAAAGCACTGTCCAAATTGGTGAAGTATAGTAAAATGGACCTATTGGAAAAATTGGCCAACACCGAACCTTCTTTGGTTTGCGTTGGTACATCCACCGGTGGTCCGAGAGCTTTACAAGCAATATTGACAAAGATGCCCAAGTCGTTTCCTGCTCCTGTATTCATTGTGCAGCATATGCCGAAGCATTTTACAAAATCGCTTGCTAACAGGCTTGACTCCATGAGTGCCATTACCGTGGTGGAAGCGATACATAATCAAACCGTGGAAGCGGGAACAGCTTACATTGCACCAGGAGATTTCCACATGGAAGTAATTAAACACAGAGGGAACTTGGTCATCCAACTTCTTGATTCTGCTCCACTTAAAGGTCATCGCCCTTCTGTTGATGTATTATTTACATCCATCAGCAAGCTTGCGAACCATAAAAAAGTTGCGGTGATTCTAACTGGAATGGGTAATGATGGAACAGCTGGTCTTAGGCAAATGAAGGAAAAGGATGTGGGGTGTACATTGGCACTTGCAGAATCAGAGGGCTCATCCATTGTGTTCGGAATGCCGAAAGCTGCTATCCAGACAGGTTTTGTAGATGAAGTCCTCGATTTGGACGACGTTGCGCAAAGGATTCAACAATACATATATTCATAGGGGTGCAAGGTATGGACTTAAACCAATATTTAGATATTTTTCTAGAAGAGAGCAAGGAGCATTTGCAAACGATCAATAATCGGTTATTGGAGTTGGAGAAACAACCGGAAAACATTGAAATTGTAAATGAGATTTTCCGTTCTGCGCACACCCTTAAAGGAATGTCCGCAACAATGGGGTATGAGGACCTTGCCAGTCTGACCCATCAAATGGAGAATGTGCTCGATATGATTCGTAATAGCAAATTGACTGTCACTGCTAATCTATTAGATGTTATTTTCCGCTCTGTTGAGTACCTGGAAGAGATGGTGATTTCCATTTCAGAAGGAGGGGACGGAAAAAAAGATGTGAAGGATGTGGTCGCTCTCCTTGTTAAAATCGAAAAAGGGGAAGAGTACTTGGCACTGGAAGCATCAGGGGTCAAGGACAGCAATGATCATTCTTTTGACTCCTATGAACTTACAATCATGCAGCAATCAGAAGAACTGGGCTACTTCCCATATGAGGTCACTGTCAGTCTTAGGCAGGATTGCCTTCTGAAGGCTGCCAGAGTATTCATGGTGTTTGAAGTGGTGGAAGGAATCGGGGAAGTGATAAAAAGCAACCCTTCCGTGGAAATGTTGGAAGAGGAGAAATTTGATCACAGCTTCCAGATTACGATGGTCGCAAAAGAAGAGGCAAGTAGCATAGAAGCAAAAATCATGAAGGTTTCAGAACTTGATCATGTGAAAGTTATCAAGCTGGATACTAAATCGCTCTCAACGACAGAAATGGAAAGTCAGACAGAGACAGCCATCCAAGAGGCTATATCGGCCCAGGAAGAAGCAGCTTCAGCAGCCGTCCTTATAAAGAAGCCTGAAGAAAAGGCAACCCCGTCCAAAGGGAATGCTTTATCCAATAAAACCATCAGAGTAAGCATCGATCGTTTGGATGGCTTGATGAATCTATTTGAAGAACTGGTTATCGACAGAGGTAGACTAGAGCAGATCTCCAAGGAACTTAATGAATCAGAATTAACTGAAACGGTTGAAAGAATGTCGCGGATTTCCAATGACCTTCAGAATATCATCTTGAACATGCGTATGGTTCCTATTGAAACAGTCTTTAACAGATTCCCTAGAATGGTAAGGCAATTAGCGAGAGACTTAGGCAAAAAAGTGGATATCGATATTATAGGCGCGGAAACCGAGCTTGATAGGACAGTGATGGATGAAATTGGGGATCCATTGGTCCACCTTTTACGTAACGCGATCGACCATGGCATTGAAACTCCGGAAGTGCGAAATGCAAAGGGGAAGTCTGAGGAAGGAAAAATCACCCTAAAAGCCTACCATAGTGGAAATCATGTTTTGATTGAAATCATCGATAATGGTGCAGGTATTTCGAGAGTGAAAGTACTTAACAAAGCAATAAGTAAAGGGGTCATTGCTGAACAGGATGCAGAAAGGCTGAGTGACCAGGAAGTCTATCAATTGATCCTATCGTCAGGTTTCTCCACTGCGGAAGTCATTTCCGACATATCAGGTCGAGGAGTTGGCTTGGATGTAGTGAAGAACACGATCGAATCACTTGGAGGAAGAATCACGATTGATTCGGCAGAAGGAAAAGGAACGACTTTTTCCATTCAGCTGCCATTAACCCTTTCCATCATCTCTGTTTTATTGACAGAGATTGAAAACGAAAAATATGCGATTCCGCTATCTTCCATCATTGAGACGGCCATTATAAAAAAAGAAGAAATCTTGACAGCTCACAATCAGGAAGTAATTGATTTTAGAGGCAAAATTGTACCGGTAATTCATTTAGATAAAGTTTTCCAGGTGGAAAAAGATAGAAAAGAAGACAATCGACCGGAACTATATTCTCTTGTTCTAGTGAAAAAAGGGGAACGGATAGCAGCATTGGTAGTAGATTCATTTATCGGTCAGCAGGAAGTGGTCCTAAAGGCATTAGGGCAATATCTGAACTCCACATTTGCGATTAGCGGGGCGACCATCCTAGGGGATGGCCAAGTAGCACTTATTGTAGATTGTAACGCGTTGATTAAATAAGCTAGAAGATAGGAGGCAAAGAAGATGCAGGAAACCTTACAGAAGATGAAGCTTATCGTTTTCGAGCTAAAGGGAGAGGAATATGCCATCCCTGTACAGCAAGTACGTTCCATTGAAAAGTTGATGCCAATAACGCGTGTACCCAATGTCGCTCCATATATTAAAGGGGTTATCAATCTTAGAGGAGTCATCATTCCCATCGTAGATCTGCGTTCCCGCTTTGATTTAGAGATAACTTCCCCTTCGGAATCATCCCGGATCATCATTACCGTTATTGAGGATATGGAGGTTGGATTTATTGTGGATGCAGCAAATGACGTCATTGATATAACGGAAGATACAATAGAGCCTGCACCGGATGTTGTTGGCTCTGTGGAGAACAAATATGTAAAAGGTGTTGTGAAAATCGATAAAAGACTTTTCGTATGTCTAGATTTAGATGAAGTCCTCCAACTGGAACAGCTCAAGGGATGAGGGAGGAATAATGAATAATATAGAGAAACTGAATGAATTGGATCTCCTTAAAGAATTGGGAAACATAGGGGCTGGGAATGCTGCGACCGCCTTGTCCCAGCTGCTAGATAAAGAGATAAATATGAATGTTCCACTCGCGCGAATAGTCTCGTTCAACGAAATGATGGACCTCATGGGGGGCTCCGACAGACCTGTTGCAGCTGTATTCTTGCGAATGGAAGGAGAGTTGTCGGGAAGTCTATTCTTTGTCCTTTCCATTGACGATGCCACTAAGCTTGTCAAGCAACTCATACAAGATAATCAGTTAACCGAGCAGAACCTTCCATCCCATGAACTTGGCCTATCCGCTCTTCAAGAGGTTGGAAATATCATATCCGCACATTATTTGACTGCGTTATCAGAATGCATAGGGTTAGTGGTGACTCCTTCAGTGCCACAGGTAACCATTGACATGGTAGGGGCTATTGTTGTCACAGGTCTCTTGGAAATATCCCATTTCAGTGACCATTCTATTTTCATCGATACAGAATTGACGGAAACGACGGATAATCTGGTTCAAAAGACAAAAGGCCATTTTTTCCTTATCCCCTATCCTGATTCGTTCGAGAAAATCCTGGCAGCTTTGGGTGAGAAATAATGCTAGAGCTTGCAACTGTCGTTAAAGTAGGTATTGCAGAAATGGGTATAGTCAAGGCTCCGCAACTTATTCGTACATCAGGTCTTGGCTCCTGTGTTGGGGTTGTTATTTTTGATCCCACCTCTAAAACTGCCGGAATGGTCCATGTGATGCTGCCTGATTCAAGCTTGTCCCGGCTGACAGCTATCAATGTGAACAAATATGCAGATACGGGAATCGTACATCTAGTGGACTCACTCCTTCTAAAGGGGTTGAAGCCTTATAGCATGAAGGCCAAGATTGCAGGTGGGGCACAGATGTTTCAATTCAATAGCCCAACCAGTGAGATGATGAGGATCGGACCGAGAAATGTGGAAGCGGTAAAAGGGAAATTGGCAGCCTTGCATATTCCACTTCTCAGTGAAGATTGTGGAGGAAACAACGGAAGGACCATAGAGTTTAATCCTGAAAATGGGAAATTGATGATAAAAACAGTAAATAAAGGTATTCGTTACATCTAATGCTTTCGGTCTTAGGATTAGGCACTTTTCGAAAACTTTGTTGCTTTTACGTACTTTTAAAACCAACCGTTATATTCCTTATTGTCGTACTCTTTTCCTGCGGTAATAAATTTACTACTGCAATTTTTAGAGTAAGTACGCAGTAAAAGTCCAATTACCGACTTTTTACTAGTTAATAGCAACAATCTTTGAGAAAAGAGCCTAGGATTATATTAGGAGGAAAGCCATGACTACTTCAACTTCAACGAACGATTCCACTTACTGGAATCTGTGGAAAACCAAAAAAGATCCCGACGCTGGAGATTTTCTTGTAAAAAAATATATGCCTCTTGTCCATTACCATGTGCAGCGGATTTCAACTGGCCTTCCCAAAAGTGTGAAAAGGGAAGAATTGAAAAGCTTGGCTTTCATGGGCTTGTTTGATGCTATCGAAAAATTTGACCCTTCGCGGGACCTGAAATTTGATACATATGCTTCTTTTAGGATCAGAGGTTCTATTATAGATGGATTAAGAAAAGAGGATTGGCTGCCAAGGAGTGTAAGGGAGAAGGCAAAACGAATTGAGTCCACTTTGGAGAAGCTTGAACAAAGCCTGATGAGGAATGCGACCTTGGAAGAAGTGGCATTGCATCTCGGTATGCCAGAAGAAGAAGTGGCAACCGTCCTGCATGAGGTATTCTACTCCAACATCCTCTCCATGGACGAAATGCCGAAGGAGAACGATGAAGTGTCCCAAGGCGCATATGTCCTCAAGGACGATAAGACCATCTCTCCTGAGGAGGAACTCATCAAGTCCGAAGCCATACAGCAACTCATCCGTCATATTGAAAGTTTGACAGAGAATGAGCAAATTGTAATCAGCTTGTTTTATAAAGAAGAACTGACACTTACAGAAATTGGACAAGTACTGGGACTTACCACATCCCGTATCTCCCAGATACATTCCAAAGCAATCGTTAAATTAAGGAAGCAACTAGATCCTGTATGGTAAACTGGACATGTAGCCGGCTGTTATTTTAATCATTCAGCCGGCAATTGTAAAAGCTCTTTACTAAAAGATTGTTGCTATTCACCAAGAAAAAGTCGGCAATAGGACTTTTTACAGAATAAGTCGGCAATAGGACTCTTTACTGCTTACATACCCTAAAATATGCAGGCGGCCTTTTTAGTACAACTGGGAAAAGAGCACGACAGTATTACATTTAACGGTGACATCGAAAATACGAAACAATAACAAAGAGTAATTGTAAAAAAGGACTGTGAGAACATGTTAATAATCTTCACCATCGTAAATTTCGCATTAATACTTCTTGCGATTTTTTTTATTATCTTGCTTTACATTAAATTTTCCACCATACAACAGCTTGAACAGGAATATCGACGTCTGCTTCAGGAAGCCGAAGATACTATAAGCAGTTATGTACTGGAAATGAAAGAAGAGAACACTACTTTCCTGAGAAGGCTGAATGAAAATTCCACTGAGACAGAAGACAACAAGATGGAAAGATTTGATGAACGAGAAGACAACCTATCTCCTACGGATGTTAAGGAACTACTTGCACAAGAAAGCCAGGAGATATACGAAGAACCACAACTCGAACAGAAGGCTTTTGAAGATTGGAATATAAAAGATCAGGTGCTGCATCTGCGTAATGAGGGGAAAACATCTGAAGAAATTGCTAGAAAGCTTAACAAGGGGAAGACGGAAATAGAATTACTGCTTAAATTTCGACAATGAAATCTATTTAAAACTTGATTGTAAAAAGTGATTGTGATATATTTATTTTCGGTGTTATAAATTCACACGTTTGCCGATCTAAGCATTGGTGCTGATTCGTCAGTTTTGCTTGGAAATGACGTTGACGGAGGAAAAAAAACCATTAGGAGGAATATAACATGTCAGTAATTTCTATGAAGCAACTATTAGAAGCTGGTGTACACTTCGGTCACCAAACTCGTCGCTGGAACCCAAAAATGAAGAGATACATCTTCACTGAGCGTAACGGCATCTACATCATCGACCTTCAAAAGACTGTTAAAAAGGTTGAAGAAGCTTACAACTTCGTTAAAGAACTTGCAGGTAACGGCGGAACAGTATTATTCGTTGGTACTAAAAAGCAAGCTCAAGATTCTGTGAAGGAAGAAGCAGAACGTTCTGGAATGTACTATGTTAACCAACGTTGGTTAGGTGGAACATTAACTAACTTTGAAACAATCCAAAAGCGTATCTCCCGTCTTAAAGCAATTGAAAAAATGCAAGAAGACGGTACTTTCGAAGTACTTCCTAAGAAAGAAGTTGTAATGTTGAAGAAAGAGCTTGAGCGTCTTGAGAAATTCTTAGGCGGTATCAAGGACATGAAAGGTCTTCCTGATGCATTGTTCATCATCGACCCACGCAAAGAGCGTATCGCTGTTGCGGAAGCAAGAAAATTAAACATCCCTATCGTTGGTATCGTTGACACTAACTGTGATCCAGACGAGATCGATGTTGTAATTCCTGCAAACGACGATGCTATTCGCGCGGTTAAACTATTAACTGGTAAAATGGCAGACGCTATCTTGGAAGCTAAACAAGGCGAAGAGACAGCTACAACTACTGCATAATTTGATTTAAGAAAAAAGGTGATAAGAGGGGAAAGCCTTTTATCACTTTTTTTTGGAAAATATGACATTCGTTATAAAACTATTTACATATCCTAAGGAGGAAATGAACAATGGCTGTTACTGCTCAAATGGTAAAAGAATTACGTGAAAAAACTGGCGCTGGCATGATGGATTGCAAAAAAGCGTTAACGGAAACAAACGGAGACATGGAAAAAGCAATCGATTTCTTGCGTGAGAAAGGTATTGCTAAAGCTGCAAAGAAAACAGATCGTATCGCTGCTGAAGGTCTAACTGCCATCGTAACTAAAGGAAACGAAGCGGTTATCCTTGAAGTGAACTCCGAGACTGACTTTGTTGCGAAAAACGAAGGTTTCAAAACCCTTGTAAATGAATTAGGAGAATTCCTTATCTCCAACAAGCCGGAGTCTGTAGAAGTAGCTCTTGAAGCAAAAATGGACAACGGTGTTGCAGTTTCTGAACACATCAACTCTGCAATCGCTAAAATTGGTGAGAAATTGACTCTTCGTCGCTACACTATCGTAACAAAAACTGACGCAGACGCATTCGGTGCATACTTGCACATGGGCGGACGCATCGGTGTATTAACTCTTCTTGAAGGCACTACTGATGAAGCTGCAGCAAAAGACGTTGCTATGCACATCGCTGCCATCAACCCTAAATACATCTCTCGTGACGAAGTTTCCCAAGAAGAAGCTGACCGCGAGCGCAAAGTATTAACTGAACAAGCTCTAAACGAAGGTAAGCCTGAAAACATCGTAGCTAAAATGGTTGAAGGGCGTCTTGGAAAATACTTCGAAGATATCTGCCTACTAGATCAAACTTTCGTTAAGAACCCTGACATGAAAGTGCGTCAATTCGTAGAAAGCAAAGGCGCTACTGTAAAATCCTTCATCCGTTACGAAGTTGGAGAAGGAATCGAAAAACGTCAAGACAACTTTGCTGAAGAAGTAATGAGCCAAGTTAAAAAATAAGAGGAACAACATATATAAGAGGGGAACACAATATGTGTTCCTCTTTTTAGGAAAAATATTTTATAATGATTCTGTTTAAGTGTAAGTATTAGTCCTAGAGAAAGAACCTAGCTGTTGATTGTCGCCCCGCGGAAAGCGAAGCCATTTGGGGAAATCAACAGCGGAGTTTAACAGATTCGTAAACAAACCCTTTTATTAATGGAGGTTAATATGGCTCAAGCTAAATATCAACGTATCG is part of the Sutcliffiella sp. FSL R7-0096 genome and harbors:
- a CDS encoding chemotaxis response regulator protein-glutamate methylesterase, which encodes MEKVKVLITDDSIFMRKLLSDLLDKHPLIEVVATAKNGIEALEKIHEYSPDVVTLDVEMPRMNGLQALDKIMQDYPVPIIMLSSTTAEGSLNTIIAMEKGAVDFVAKPSGSISLDIHKVKEELIEKILLASKTNVRVLHPERKKEGKALSKLVKYSKMDLLEKLANTEPSLVCVGTSTGGPRALQAILTKMPKSFPAPVFIVQHMPKHFTKSLANRLDSMSAITVVEAIHNQTVEAGTAYIAPGDFHMEVIKHRGNLVIQLLDSAPLKGHRPSVDVLFTSISKLANHKKVAVILTGMGNDGTAGLRQMKEKDVGCTLALAESEGSSIVFGMPKAAIQTGFVDEVLDLDDVAQRIQQYIYS
- a CDS encoding chemotaxis protein CheA, whose amino-acid sequence is MDLNQYLDIFLEESKEHLQTINNRLLELEKQPENIEIVNEIFRSAHTLKGMSATMGYEDLASLTHQMENVLDMIRNSKLTVTANLLDVIFRSVEYLEEMVISISEGGDGKKDVKDVVALLVKIEKGEEYLALEASGVKDSNDHSFDSYELTIMQQSEELGYFPYEVTVSLRQDCLLKAARVFMVFEVVEGIGEVIKSNPSVEMLEEEKFDHSFQITMVAKEEASSIEAKIMKVSELDHVKVIKLDTKSLSTTEMESQTETAIQEAISAQEEAASAAVLIKKPEEKATPSKGNALSNKTIRVSIDRLDGLMNLFEELVIDRGRLEQISKELNESELTETVERMSRISNDLQNIILNMRMVPIETVFNRFPRMVRQLARDLGKKVDIDIIGAETELDRTVMDEIGDPLVHLLRNAIDHGIETPEVRNAKGKSEEGKITLKAYHSGNHVLIEIIDNGAGISRVKVLNKAISKGVIAEQDAERLSDQEVYQLILSSGFSTAEVISDISGRGVGLDVVKNTIESLGGRITIDSAEGKGTTFSIQLPLTLSIISVLLTEIENEKYAIPLSSIIETAIIKKEEILTAHNQEVIDFRGKIVPVIHLDKVFQVEKDRKEDNRPELYSLVLVKKGERIAALVVDSFIGQQEVVLKALGQYLNSTFAISGATILGDGQVALIVDCNALIK
- a CDS encoding chemotaxis protein CheW, which encodes MQETLQKMKLIVFELKGEEYAIPVQQVRSIEKLMPITRVPNVAPYIKGVINLRGVIIPIVDLRSRFDLEITSPSESSRIIITVIEDMEVGFIVDAANDVIDITEDTIEPAPDVVGSVENKYVKGVVKIDKRLFVCLDLDEVLQLEQLKG
- a CDS encoding chemotaxis protein CheC, whose protein sequence is MNNIEKLNELDLLKELGNIGAGNAATALSQLLDKEINMNVPLARIVSFNEMMDLMGGSDRPVAAVFLRMEGELSGSLFFVLSIDDATKLVKQLIQDNQLTEQNLPSHELGLSALQEVGNIISAHYLTALSECIGLVVTPSVPQVTIDMVGAIVVTGLLEISHFSDHSIFIDTELTETTDNLVQKTKGHFFLIPYPDSFEKILAALGEK
- a CDS encoding chemotaxis protein CheD, which encodes MLELATVVKVGIAEMGIVKAPQLIRTSGLGSCVGVVIFDPTSKTAGMVHVMLPDSSLSRLTAINVNKYADTGIVHLVDSLLLKGLKPYSMKAKIAGGAQMFQFNSPTSEMMRIGPRNVEAVKGKLAALHIPLLSEDCGGNNGRTIEFNPENGKLMIKTVNKGIRYI
- a CDS encoding FliA/WhiG family RNA polymerase sigma factor; translation: MTTSTSTNDSTYWNLWKTKKDPDAGDFLVKKYMPLVHYHVQRISTGLPKSVKREELKSLAFMGLFDAIEKFDPSRDLKFDTYASFRIRGSIIDGLRKEDWLPRSVREKAKRIESTLEKLEQSLMRNATLEEVALHLGMPEEEVATVLHEVFYSNILSMDEMPKENDEVSQGAYVLKDDKTISPEEELIKSEAIQQLIRHIESLTENEQIVISLFYKEELTLTEIGQVLGLTTSRISQIHSKAIVKLRKQLDPVW
- the rpsB gene encoding 30S ribosomal protein S2, which codes for MSVISMKQLLEAGVHFGHQTRRWNPKMKRYIFTERNGIYIIDLQKTVKKVEEAYNFVKELAGNGGTVLFVGTKKQAQDSVKEEAERSGMYYVNQRWLGGTLTNFETIQKRISRLKAIEKMQEDGTFEVLPKKEVVMLKKELERLEKFLGGIKDMKGLPDALFIIDPRKERIAVAEARKLNIPIVGIVDTNCDPDEIDVVIPANDDAIRAVKLLTGKMADAILEAKQGEETATTTA
- the tsf gene encoding translation elongation factor Ts, yielding MAVTAQMVKELREKTGAGMMDCKKALTETNGDMEKAIDFLREKGIAKAAKKTDRIAAEGLTAIVTKGNEAVILEVNSETDFVAKNEGFKTLVNELGEFLISNKPESVEVALEAKMDNGVAVSEHINSAIAKIGEKLTLRRYTIVTKTDADAFGAYLHMGGRIGVLTLLEGTTDEAAAKDVAMHIAAINPKYISRDEVSQEEADRERKVLTEQALNEGKPENIVAKMVEGRLGKYFEDICLLDQTFVKNPDMKVRQFVESKGATVKSFIRYEVGEGIEKRQDNFAEEVMSQVKK